The following are encoded together in the Humulus lupulus chromosome 5, drHumLupu1.1, whole genome shotgun sequence genome:
- the LOC133778841 gene encoding uncharacterized protein LOC133778841, whose protein sequence is MAEMASFCDLPSEIVEKIMLWVPADSLVQYKSVNKFWYSLISAFINDPEFVAKHLLITKNQSSTSLFFRRPSPHDDTYLITYPLLTIIYDENNHFITVTEAFSVPLIRNERCKDMNRTYEVYHCDGLILLINDVGTMMLCNPALKEFMILPEPKNVKTEGPYPDIGFELDSIYNDYKCVAIWRSVKYKVEVYTVVSDSWREINMSQGIMDAISNAVLCDGLCWGGVCFWFVAYGGVYENILSFNMSNWVITSNEEFHLIDLPDVEDLALDSNYSLRFSVWNDSVVICLTPDDNIFIFTMDEAVAVSFSVNNSNASIQILTRSNYKKWKRDVDFSLGIMDLDLCMRDDQPATLIDASTTAQRTLHAQWEKVLTNVGKLYNIGENAKTGSLMDEIQTIKYDETKGVKDFILKIVNDQSKLKDRKISLPNSYIIHHALNALPASFSLIKTSYNTYNKHGA, encoded by the exons ATGGCAGAAATGGCGAGTTTTTGTGATTTGCCAAGTGAAATAGTGGAGAAAATCATGTTGTGGGTACCTGCCGATTCTCTAGTGCAATATAAATCTGTGAACAAGTTTTGGTATTCCCTTATCTCGGCTTTCATCAATGACCCGGAATTTGTAGCCAAGCATCTCCTTATTACCAAAAACCAGTCCTCTACATCCTTATTTTTCAGACGGCCTTCCCCACATGACGATACTTACTTAATCACATACCCATTGTTGACAATAATCTATGATGAGAACAATCATTTTATAACTGTCACAGAAGCCTTTAGTGTACCACTTATTCGTAATGAGAGGTGCAAGGACATGAATCGAACGTATGAGGTTTATCACTGTGATGGACTCATTTTGCTAATAAATGATGTTGGGACAATGATGTTATGTAATCCTGCTTTGAAAGAATTCATGATTCTCCCAGAACCAAAGAACGTTAAAACTGAAGGGCCTTATCCTGATATAGGATTTGAACTTGACTCTATATACAATGATTACAAATGTGTAGCCATTTGGCGTAGTGTCAAATACAAAGTTGAGGTATACACAGTGGTTTCTGATTCTTGGAGAGAGATCAACATGTCTCAAGGCATAATGGATGCTATCTCGAATGCTGTACTATGCGATGGTTTATGTTGGGGAGGTGTTTGTTTCTGGTTTGTGGCATATGGTGGTGTATATGAAAATATTCTTAGTTTCAATATGagcaat tgggtcattacaagcaATGAGGAATTCCATCTCATAGATTTGCCAGATGTTGAAGATTTGGCCCTTGACTCTAATTATTCTCTCCGGTTTTCAGTGTGGAATGATTCAGTTGTGATTTGTTTGACCCCCGATGACAACATCTTTATCTTCACGATGGATGAAGCCGTAGCAG TTTCTTTTTCTGTGAACAACAGCAATGCTTCAATTCAAATTCTGACTAGGTCCAACTATAAGAAGTGGAAACGAGATGTGGATTTTAGTTTGGGAATCATGGACTTGGACCTATGCATGCGTGATGATCAACCTGCTACTCTTATTGATGCGAGCACTACTGCCCAGAGAACTCTCCATGCACAATGGGAAAA AGTTTTAACTAATGTGGGAAAATTGTATAACATTGGTGAGAATGCTAAAACTGGATCTCTTATGGATGAGATTCAAACCATCAAGTATGATGAAACTAAAGGAGTGAAGGACTTCATTCTGAAAATTGTCAATGATCAGTCAAAGCTAAAAGATCGTAAGATTTCTCTACCTAATTCTTATATTATTCATCATGCTCTCAATGCTCTTCCTGCATCTTTCAGTCTTATTAAGACATCCTACAACACTTATAATAAACATGGAGCATAA